From the Acidimicrobiales bacterium genome, the window CCTGGAGGAGAACGACCTCTCCCGGGTCGACGACGAGGTCGACACCGGCGAGCGCAGGGAACCGGCCGAGTAGGCAGACGGCTTCGCGCAGAGAGACGACAGGTGCGGTGGCCACAGCGAGGACCAGATCCTACCGGCCACGCCCGCCCGGGGCCCTGTCGAGCGCGTCCCGACGGAGACGGAGTTCGGTACCCCGGTACTCTCTGACCCATGTTCGTCAGGGTTCTCGGTGGCATCGGACGCACGCTCATCGCGGCCGGCGTGATCATCCTCCTGTTCACCGGCTACCAGCTGTGGGGAACCGGAATTCAGCACGCCCGGGCCCAGAGCGCCCTCGACGCCGACTTCTTCGAGGCGCTCGAACAGGCCAACACGACGCTGGCGACGCCTGCGCCGACGGCGGAACCGACATCTGCACCGTCCGGAGAGCCGAACGGGGAACCCGAGCCCGAACCCGACCCCTTCGAGCTGACCCTGAGCACCCTGCAGTCGGACTTCGACGCGGCGGGCATCGGTTTCGAGTCGATGTCACCGGAGCTCGTCGAACTCCTGTCGCTGCTGTACCCCGACGCCGGCGAGGCACTCCTGCGGATCACGATCCCGGCGATCGGCGTCGACGAGACGGTCGTCGAAGGGGTGGGGGTCGAAGACCTGCGGAAGGGTCCCGGCCACTATTCGACGACACCACTGCCCGGCCAGGACGGCAACGCTGCGATCGCCGGCCACCGGACAACCTACGGGGCGCCGTTCCACGACATCGACCAGCTCGAGCCGGGCGACGAGATCGTCGTCCAGACCATCCAGGGAACCTTCACCTACGAAGTGATGGCTCAGGAATCAGCCGACGGCACCCAGAAGGGTCATCTGATCGTGCCGCCGTCGGCCACGGAGGTGCTGCGGGACTTCGGCGACGACCGGCTGACCCTCACCGCGTGTCACCCCAAGTACAGCGCCCGCCAGCGCATCATCGTCCATGCCGAACTGGTCGGCGAACCCGTGGTGACGTTCCCGCGTCCGGGCCAGGTCACGGTGGCCGACCAGACCGAGCCACCCGAGATCGCGTCCGAGTTCGACGACGGCGGGGACGACGACGGGTCGGCGACGGCCGGTGCAGACGCGGACAGCACCACAGGCGACCCCGCGGCGCCCGACGGGCCCGCCGGAGACGGGTCCGCCTCGTCGGCTGGAGACCCGGGCGACGGCGAAACCGGCGATGCCGGGGACGACACCTTCGTGATCTCACAGACGCCGGTCTCCTCGGAGGGCTTCGGATCCGGACTCGGCGGCGACCTCGGTGCGATCCCGCCGGCCGCGTCCTGGGCCGTCGCGGCGGGCTCCATCTGGTTGGCGGCGTGGTTCGTCGGGCGACGGTGGCGGCGCTGGCCGTCCTACGCGCTCGGGATCGTGCCCTTCCTCGTCGTCTTGTTCTTCTCTTTCGAGCAGGTCGACCGGGCCCTACCGGCGTACTGAGCGTCGCCTGCCGCCCGCTGGCGGCCCCGGCGCGCCTACCCTCCCGATTCGATGTCCCGCCCGGCCCTCTTCGCCATCATCGTGCTCTGCGTCGTCGCTGTGACGGCGTGTTCGGGCTCGTCGGGTGATGACGCGTCCGGCGACGGCGGCGCCACCGACGAACCCCGGCTCGTCTCCCAGACCCCCGACGTCGCGACGACGATCCCCGGATCCGCCGACAACGGCGTCGACGGTCCCGCTCTCGACGCCCATGCGGAACCGGTCCTCGAAGGCCGCGTGACCAACCGCTACGACCTGGCTGTCGGCGAGTGCTTCAACGAGTACGTCCTGGACTTCACCGACGGGGGCTCCGAGGACATCACCACCGTCGTCGACTGCCGGGGTGTGCACGACGCGGAGGTCTACCACCAGTTCACCGTGGCGGGCGACCAGGGTGCCGCGTACCCCGGCGAGGACGAACTGGACGCTCTCGCCGAGTCGGAGTGCTATCAGCGTTTCGGGGAGTTCGTGGGGGTCCCCTACGAGGTGTCCGAACTCGGGCTCGGCTACCTGCGGCCCACCGTGGAGACATGGACGGGGGCGGGCGTGCACCGTGAGGTCACGTGCTACGTGGAACCCTACGACTCGAGTCTGCGCCTCGAGGGCGGCTCGGTGGCCGGCCGCGGCCTCTGAGGGCCTACCCGTCCACGAACAACGCGGCGAGCGCCGACCACGACTGCGGGATCGCCCCGAGTCCACCGCCGGTGTCGGGATCCCAGTACTCAGCGAAACCCGAAGCCGTGGCCCCCGCCACCACGCCCTGCGCCACCACCGCGGCCTCGGCGGAGCGGCCGAGCCGTTCGAGCGCCAGCCAGGCCAGGTAGCCCAACTGGGGCCACACCGGTCCGCGCCAGTAGGTCACCGGGTCGAAGGAGGACTCGGCCCGGTGGACACCGCTCGGCCCCCACGGCGACCCGAAGGCGTCGGGTTCGACGAGGTCGCGGGCTGCGGAACCGACGCGCCCGGGGGTGTCGTCCACGAGCAGGGCCAGCACGGCGTCGAGGGTGCGCACCCGGCCAGATCCGGTCTCGGTCTCTCCCGCGTCGACCCAAGTGGCCGCGCCGGGGTCCCAGCGCCCGCAGATCGACGACGCAAGTTGGTCGGCCAGACCGGCGAGCTCGGCGTCGGGCGCGACGGTGCACAACTCGCGGGCGCAGAAGGCCACGAGAGCGTTGAAACCGACCGGGGCGACGTCGAAGTGGGGGTTGCGGAGCGGCGCACCGCCGGCGCCGCGCACGATCTCCGCGACGAGTTCGCTCTTGCGGACGCGCCACGCGTCCCGGGACCAGTCACCCTGGAGCGTGTCGTCCCACCGGGGACTGTCGTCGCAGCCTGATTCCCACGGGTGCACGAGCGGAATCAGGCCGCTGTCGTGGCGGGGACGGTGGGCGAGAAGGTGCACGAGCCCCGCCCGGGCGGCGGCGACCAGGTCCCCGGGCACCTCGGTCCCCGTGCGGTGCAGCTCCGCGAGCGTGTGACCGTAGATCGGCGGCTGGGTGATCGACGACGTGTGGGGCCGCCCCCAGAAGTCCGTGTCGGGGCCGACACCCTCGTAGATCATGTGCGGCACGAAACCCGTCGGGTCGGCTGCGCCCAGCGCCCGGCGCGTCTCGGCGATGGCGCGGTCCGGTCGACCGAGGCGATTCCAGACGAGGGCGTGGAAGCAGGAGTCCCACAGCCATTGCCACGGGTACACGGCCTCGTTCGGCACGGTGTAGCCTGCGGCCCTCCAGTGGCGATCGAGCAGAGCCCGTGACCGGGCGACGAGGTCGGCCCCGTCACCTGCGGGTGCCTCGAGGTTCATCGCGCTGATCCGACCATGTCCACCTGTGCCCTCGTCTCCTTCCGGCTGTGCCTCACCGACGGGGTCTCCGTCGTCGCCCGACGTTGGGCCGACATCCTCGGAGATCTCGGCTTCGAAACGCTAACCGTGGCCGGCGAGGGACCCGTG encodes:
- a CDS encoding sortase — encoded protein: MFVRVLGGIGRTLIAAGVIILLFTGYQLWGTGIQHARAQSALDADFFEALEQANTTLATPAPTAEPTSAPSGEPNGEPEPEPDPFELTLSTLQSDFDAAGIGFESMSPELVELLSLLYPDAGEALLRITIPAIGVDETVVEGVGVEDLRKGPGHYSTTPLPGQDGNAAIAGHRTTYGAPFHDIDQLEPGDEIVVQTIQGTFTYEVMAQESADGTQKGHLIVPPSATEVLRDFGDDRLTLTACHPKYSARQRIIVHAELVGEPVVTFPRPGQVTVADQTEPPEIASEFDDGGDDDGSATAGADADSTTGDPAAPDGPAGDGSASSAGDPGDGETGDAGDDTFVISQTPVSSEGFGSGLGGDLGAIPPAASWAVAAGSIWLAAWFVGRRWRRWPSYALGIVPFLVVLFFSFEQVDRALPAY
- a CDS encoding septum formation family protein — protein: MSRPALFAIIVLCVVAVTACSGSSGDDASGDGGATDEPRLVSQTPDVATTIPGSADNGVDGPALDAHAEPVLEGRVTNRYDLAVGECFNEYVLDFTDGGSEDITTVVDCRGVHDAEVYHQFTVAGDQGAAYPGEDELDALAESECYQRFGEFVGVPYEVSELGLGYLRPTVETWTGAGVHREVTCYVEPYDSSLRLEGGSVAGRGL